GAGGCGGCGTTCTCGCCGGTGATGGGCGAGCCTTGCGAGGCGGAGAGCAGCGCGACGTCGACGACGCGTGCAAGCTCCGATTCGGGCGTGTTCGTGATGCCGATCGTCGTGGCCCCCTGGCCTGCAGCGAGCTCGAGCGCTTCGAGTACGGCGACCGTGGCGCCGGAGTGACTGATGCCGAGGGCGACGTCGTCCTTCTCGAGAAGGCTCGCGGTCATGGCCATGAGGTGGGTGTCGTCGTGGGCGCGAGCGGGAATGCCGATGCGCAGGAGCTTGTGCTCGAAGTCGCGCGCGATGGTGGCCGAGCCCCCGACCCCGACCAGCAGACGCTGATCCGCACCTGCGAGGGCGCCGGCCGCACGATCGAAGGCGCCGTAGTCGAAGATGGCCAGGGTGTCGGTGAGGGCTTGCGTGGCGGTGTGGAACACCTTTCGCACGACGGTTTCGGGGTCGTCGGACAGTGCGAGTTCTTCGTGGAGTTCGGCGCCGACCACGCTTCGGTAGGCGAGCAGGATGTCGCGGAGGTCGCGGAACCCCTGGAGCCCGAGGCGCTGCGCGAACTTCACGACGGCCGCCTGCGAGACGCCGGCGGCGCCGGCGACGTGCGCGAGGCGTACGTCGCCGGCCGACTGATTGCGGAGTTCGAGCACGACCTCGGCGATGGCGCGCTCGGCGGGGGTGAGGTTGGGCATGAGCCCCTGGATGGTGACGACGAGCGCTCGTGGGTTGTCGCGATACACGCCGGTCCTATCGGCCAGTCCCGTTTCCACGGCGGCCTCCTTCCGGAGATCCTCGAATTGGATGACCGGAACGTTACGGAGTGTGAACTAGGAAGTCAAGCAAACGCGAATGGGGTTTCGCGATGAATGACAGAATGCCCGTCTAGGGCGTGAAAACGACGAATCGTCGTCGAACGTCGCTCCCAAAAAACTTCACGTTCGTGATGACCTGGCTGAACTCCGGCGCGTCGTGTTCCGAGGCGTCGACCGTCCCGACGTCAGAACGACCGCCGCGCCCAGGCGGCGTGGGCTGCGAGGTTGCGGGGGTCGGGCCGGAGGGCGGGCGCGTCGGGGAGGTGGAGTCGGGTGTCGTGGAGGGGGGCGTAGCGGGTCGCCGCGAGCTGCGGGTGGAGCTGCGCACGCAACGCGTCGGGGTCGACCGTCAGGCGACCGACGTCGAACGGCGGGTGGAGGTCCGCGCGGAGGAGGAGGCCGTTGGTGGCGCTGCTGGGTCCGTCCTCGGCGAAGGGCACGACGTGCGCCGCCTCGAGGGCGGGTTCCGCGTCGTAGCGCGAGACGGCGCACACGCCGCCGTACGCGTCGAGGAGCTGCCCGCGGAACGCCGCCTGGCCGCGACGCCGGACGATCTCGCGGAAGACCCGCTGGCGGTCCAGGACCGGCCCGACGACGTCCGGTGCGTCGGCGCGCGCGGCGGCGAGGACGTCCTCGCGCAACGCGGCGAGGCGGTCGAACTCCGCCTCCGGTCCGGGGGCGCGGACGACGCCGTCGGGGCGGGCCCCCTCGAGGAAGAAG
The Trueperaceae bacterium DNA segment above includes these coding regions:
- a CDS encoding HNH endonuclease signature motif containing protein, which codes for MHGDGHDGGAAAGGRTLHVDALLRRLPPLHRDALRWYAARTGTVVPWPRGPVTFPSGTTHLASTPRGIFKPAWTVYALSVRQNLGSPYQDQIVRRADGSWSFAYVQEGFRAEDHERKATNRGLLAALADRVPVAVFKQVRTKPTSRYEVLGLALVAGFDGGFFFLEGARPDGVVRAPGPEAEFDRLAALREDVLAAARADAPDVVGPVLDRQRVFREIVRRRGQAAFRGQLLDAYGGVCAVSRYDAEPALEAAHVVPFAEDGPSSATNGLLLRADLHPPFDVGRLTVDPDALRAQLHPQLAATRYAPLHDTRLHLPDAPALRPDPRNLAAHAAWARRSF
- a CDS encoding SIS domain-containing protein; translation: METGLADRTGVYRDNPRALVVTIQGLMPNLTPAERAIAEVVLELRNQSAGDVRLAHVAGAAGVSQAAVVKFAQRLGLQGFRDLRDILLAYRSVVGAELHEELALSDDPETVVRKVFHTATQALTDTLAIFDYGAFDRAAGALAGADQRLLVGVGGSATIARDFEHKLLRIGIPARAHDDTHLMAMTASLLEKDDVALGISHSGATVAVLEALELAAGQGATTIGITNTPESELARVVDVALLSASQGSPITGENAASRVAQLNVLDALFVRVAQVHAERSQANLEATMRSVTRKRLR